The following are encoded in a window of Ranitomeya variabilis isolate aRanVar5 chromosome 8, aRanVar5.hap1, whole genome shotgun sequence genomic DNA:
- the LOC143788916 gene encoding selenoprotein Pb-like, whose amino-acid sequence MRGSSLFIASLLGLLVVVSSAHNETSFCKPPPRWSIGDEEPMGRSVGQVTVLALLQASCGFCLTQAANMGPLRDKLEARGLTNISYIIVNDQSFLSKLMLPELKRRAPAGIPVYEQLPNQEDVWEILNGDKDDFLIYDRCGRLTFHIRLPLSYLHYPYVEAAIISTYYEDYCQNCSFYANVTKVNETLGNNTTDMKTEQRSETGTPAPEKDKSNVNRPSDRHINDHRERKIEHNHRPRDGERHEAISNDGERLEAISNNGERHEAISNDGERHQLMKHGGKHH is encoded by the exons ATGAGGGGGTCTTCTCTTTTTATCGCCTCCCTACTGGGTCTCCTGGTTGTGGTCTCCTCAGCGCACAATGAAACGTCGTTTTGTAAGCCGCCTCCTCGCTGGAGCATCGGGGACGAGGAGCCCATGGGGAGGTCTGTCGGACAAGTGACGGTGCTGGCGCTCCTCCAGGCCAGCTGTGGCTTCTGCCTCACCCAGGCAGCCAA CATGGGGCCCCTACGCGATAAGCTGGAGGCCCGGGGGCTCACAAACATTAGTTATATAATTGTCAATGACCAGAGCTTCCTGTCCAAGCTGATGCTCCCGGAGCTGAAGAGAAGAGCGCCGGCGGGGATACCCGTATACGAGCAGCTGCCGAACCAGGAGGACGTGTGGGAGATCCTAAATGGAGACAAGGACGACTTCCTGATCTATGACAG GTGCGGCCGTCTCACCTTCCATATTCGCCTCCCTCTCAGCTACCTCCATTATCCTTACGTGGAAGCTGCCATCATCTCCACTTACTATGAAGACTATTGTCAGAACTGCAGCTTCTATGCAAACGTCACTAAAGTG AATGAAACATTGGGAAATAACACTACAGATATGAAGACAGAACAGCGTTCAGAAACTGGGACCCCTGCTCCCGAAAAAGACAAAAGCAATGTAAATAGACCCAGTGACCGTCATATTAATGACCATCGAGAGAGAAAAATCGAGCACAATCATCGTCCAAGGGATGGAGAACGTCATGAAGCCATCAGTAACGATGGAGAACGTCTTGAAGCCATCAGTAACAATGGAGAACGTCATGAAGCCATCAGTAATGATGGAGAACGTCATCAACTAATGAAACATGGGGGAAAACATCATTAA